The stretch of DNA CAAGCATCAAGTCATGCTCTTCTTCGATTCTCATTCCAACTTCAATCTTGCATTTTATCTGCTGCATCGTGTTTCAGCTAATATTTTGCCTTCCCTTTCTCTTCTTCACACAACTCCTAGACATGAGATAACAAGGAGCCATGCTTCTTTAATCGTGCTCCTtcgtttcttcttcttcatctttCTCGGCGATGATGGTCAGTGACGTCGAGATATCGAAATTAATTAAATCCTTGTAATTTTACAGGTTTTTTATGCCACTTGCTCTCGATTACACCTATGTGCAATCAAAATTATGAATAGAACCCATGAATTTTGATTAAAACCTGAAGGTTATGAACTCAGCTATCTTCTCTGATGAAATTTCACACCATGTACTGCCAACATGGTATGGCAATTTGAGTTTGATTCTCGATCTTTGTTTGCGACTTCTATCACTCAAAAAATACAATGATTATTAATTGTTGTCCGTTGTGAAAAGTCAAGACTACCCTTTTCAAATCGTGACGAATAATTAATGGTAACTATTTTTGTCCATTATTGTGAGAACAAACTTTGGCAGCTGTCGACCGTGGACGAGTTCTAGCCATTGGTTTTGTCgctcaaaattcataattttcaaacaTGCAACCTCAAAAACAGCTAATCCCACCAAGGACGACACCATAATAAGACatagaaaaagaaataaaaaaatccagtttattatttaatcatgcCAAAAAAGGCACCGGTTAATAGACAGGGGTGATGAATGCAAGTAACTcgaagtaatatatatatatatatatatatatatatatatataaaagaaagtTGTGAGGGTGGACAACAATAGATGAAGTTTGAATAAATGAAAGGAAACAATATTGGTTTTGTTGGCTTTAAGGTTGCTAATTAGGACAATAAATCCTTCCTGGGATACATgggaatttattttattttttggaaaaaacctgtgtgagacggtctcacaggtcgtattttgtgagacggatctcttatttgggtcatccatgaaaaaatattattttttatgctaaaattattacttttattgtgaatatcagtatggttgatccgtctcacagataaagattcttgagaccgtctcacaagagacctattcttattttttttaggaCTTGGAATGATATATGGTATTCAATGAGTGGTATAAATTGAGAAAGTTTTATTTTACAAATTAGGTGCATCCAAGAGTGATAGGTTTTGCTTTTTGAAAGAATGGAATTCATTTTTTCCCCTCAATAATAAAGAACAATAACTAAAGAgaacttttttaaaataattgtttgATTAAAAAGTAAAGAGACTGCATTCATGTTTCTCAAATTTTAAGAATtgcaaaaaaataacaaaaagaattaaaattaTCTGTTCTATATATGACCCACAGAGTCATCACACACACTCCTCAATGAGATGCCTATTTGTGACAAACTCTGCAGCTAATGGTCAAAGTTTGAATTGGTCGCTTGTTTCCGCAACATGTGAGGAAAAGTCACAGAAACTCTACTTGCTGGGGAGCTTCAGATAATGGGATCAAGTCATAATTAAAAAATACGTGGAACGAAAAATGAGTAATATAAATGCAAAATATTCTGATATATATTGAGTAACAGATACAAGATCTCATTAATGTATTAGGATTAGATTTATTACAGCAATCTAATGGGAGAACAACTGATGAGAACTCGAACAGCGCGGATCTGAAACCCCGAGTTGTCCTGCCTTTAAATCCATGAATGCCAAGAAGTGAAGTACTGAATATGATGTCAACTACTCAAAAGGAGTAATCCCtacatgataatatatataaacTATAAGGTGGGGGTTGGGGAAAAAGAACCCAGCCTGCTGTTATATGTGACAGCGAAGTTATATTAACAGTTAAGAATGAATGAAAGTTTTGATCTCATCCATAAGGGAACGGAAGTGTTCGTTGTTAGGCAAGAAATAGAACCCTATTGTCGCCTTTTCGAGGTAAAGGAGCTTCACTTCTTGGTCATATTTCTTGAGTCCTTCCACATAAGCCAGTTgccaatcttggagaatatctaATCCCGCCACGACGACGAGGCTTTTCGGGAGTTTAAGACCCTCTAAGCTTCGGCTCCTCGGGCCAAATACATTGCAAGCCGGATGGTCCCTATCTTCACCTTCCGGTAAATAAGCTCTCCAATACCAATCCCTGTCTTGAACCTTCACAAAGTACTTCCCATCCAATCTTTGCTCCGATTCCGTCCTCTCCTCCCCACCAAACAGTGGATGCAAAAGTACATTACCCAATACTTCAACCCCCTCTTCCTCCGATGCACGGACTGCAACATAATGGGCTATATTACCACCCGAACTATCGCCCGCTAAAAAGACGTGAACTTTGGATTCTTTCCCACTTCTAAGCCATGATCTTGATTGAACCCACTTAAGAGCCGTCCATCCATCATCACAGGCACAAGGGTATCTGTTTTCTGGAGATCTACGATAATCCACCGATACCACAGCCGCCTTGCAAGTGCTGACAATCCGTCGACAGAACGTATCGTATATAGCACTATTGGCCGATGAATGAACAAAGCTTCCACCATGGAAGAACACGATCACGGGAACTATTTCTGTATAATTCAATGGCTTTTCGAGTTCTATGATCCCCAGCTGAGACTCATTTTCACCGGCAGGCAAATAAACTCGGTTAAGGAGACTCGTGGCACGATCAATTACATCAAAAGAGTAAACACCATCAACAGGGATCGCGCTCGCAGGAACTTTTCGATCGAGAAACTCGTTTAAATCGCGATTAAAGGTTCCATCCGGCCGGCGAAGCATGTTGTAAGCAAGCTTGAAATTGGATATGAGGATCCAAGTGTTGAGCGGAACCACCCTCTGTACAAAAAACAGTCATGGCACAATTACTGTAAGGTTAACAATATATTTACCACAAAATTCGAGAATATTTTAAACGGAGAAAATTTTGATCCATTATCCACAAGCATCCAAAATCAGAAGAAACAGAGAAATCACGGATATTGATCTTatccattaaaaaaaaacagattAAGAAAAAGACGAGAAACCAACTGAAACATAATGAGAAGCCGAAAATCGCTTCATGGGTTGGTTCGTCGTATAAGGAAATAGCTCGAAGCCCAGACCCAGAAAATCAAAGGTAAAGATTCAGCTGTTTCACAACAAATCAAACCATTTCCCTCGAAATAAATCCATCATTCTTGAATAAAAACTTCAAAAAGTGAATTAAATCTGTGAAAATGAAGCAGTCTCAACTCAAGTAGCCCGTATTACAGTTCAAGAA from Primulina tabacum isolate GXHZ01 chromosome 3, ASM2559414v2, whole genome shotgun sequence encodes:
- the LOC142539364 gene encoding gibberellin receptor GID1B-like — its product is MAGSNEVNANESKRVVPLNTWILISNFKLAYNMLRRPDGTFNRDLNEFLDRKVPASAIPVDGVYSFDVIDRATSLLNRVYLPAGENESQLGIIELEKPLNYTEIVPVIVFFHGGSFVHSSANSAIYDTFCRRIVSTCKAAVVSVDYRRSPENRYPCACDDGWTALKWVQSRSWLRSGKESKVHVFLAGDSSGGNIAHYVAVRASEEEGVEVLGNVLLHPLFGGEERTESEQRLDGKYFVKVQDRDWYWRAYLPEGEDRDHPACNVFGPRSRSLEGLKLPKSLVVVAGLDILQDWQLAYVEGLKKYDQEVKLLYLEKATIGFYFLPNNEHFRSLMDEIKTFIHS